The Claveliimonas bilis genome window below encodes:
- a CDS encoding DUF1700 domain-containing protein yields MTREEFLKKLKEALENDLSGRIVQENVSYYESYIIEEIRKGRTESEVIEELGDPWIIARSIIDMAEGEPGTREAYYESAKSSSRQERKADRYAGGMGNNGNIHVFSMDSWWKKLLVILGVIGIFLIIIAVIGGIFSLLMPIIVPVLCIALIFRLISGRRR; encoded by the coding sequence ATGACGCGGGAAGAGTTTTTGAAAAAGCTGAAAGAAGCTTTGGAAAATGATTTAAGCGGCCGTATCGTACAGGAAAATGTAAGCTATTATGAATCTTATATTATAGAAGAAATACGAAAAGGGCGTACAGAAAGTGAAGTGATCGAAGAACTGGGAGATCCCTGGATCATTGCCAGGTCTATTATCGATATGGCAGAAGGAGAGCCGGGAACCAGGGAGGCGTACTATGAGTCTGCAAAAAGCAGTTCAAGGCAGGAAAGAAAGGCGGACAGATATGCAGGCGGCATGGGAAATAATGGAAATATTCATGTTTTTTCCATGGACAGTTGGTGGAAAAAACTTCTGGTAATTCTTGGAGTGATAGGAATTTTCCTTATTATTATTGCCGTGATCGGCGGGATTTTCAGCCTGCTGATGCCGATCATTGTGCCAGTCCTTTGCATTGCCCTGATTTTTCGCCTTATCAGCGGGCGAAGACGATGA
- a CDS encoding glutamine synthetase III: MSELFNVADIFGENVFDDATMQERLPKKVYKDLKKMIEEGKELDLATADVIAHEMKEWAIEKGATHYTHWFQPLTGVTAEKHDSFISAPMETGKVLMSFSGKELIKGEPDASSFPSGGLRATFEARGYTAWDCTSPAFVRKDAAGATLCIPTAFCSYTGEALDQKTPLLRSMEAINEQSLRLIRLFGNTRAKKVTPSVGPEQEYFLVDAKKFLERKDLIYTGRTLFGAMPPKGQELDDHYFGTIRQRIASFMKDVNEELWKMGVTSKTQHNEVAPAQHELAPIYAKANVAVDHNQLVMQTLKRIASEHGMKCLLHEKPFAGVNGSGKHNNWSLTTDEGKNLLDPGETPHENIQFLLVLTCILKAVDEHAALLRESAADPGNDHRLGANEAPPAIISVFLGEQLEDVLEQLVTTGEATHSLNTGKLETGVRTLPELAKDTSDRNRTSPFAFTGNKFEFRMVGSRDSVAGSNIVLNTIVADAFSQACDVLEKADDFEKAVHDLIKQYATEHYRIVFNGNGYSDEWVKEAERRGLPNIRSMVDAIPALVTEETISLFEKFHVFTRAELESRAEIKYENYAKAINIEARTMIDMASKQIIPAIIKYTRSLADTVNSVREAGVDPQVQADLLKEITVLLGQTKEALDVLKKVTEEAAAMEEGERQARYYHDSVFPAMEELRRPVDELEMIVDKEAWPMPSYGDLLFEV; this comes from the coding sequence CACACACTGGTTCCAGCCGCTTACAGGTGTAACTGCAGAAAAACATGATTCCTTTATTTCCGCACCTATGGAAACCGGAAAAGTGCTGATGAGTTTTTCAGGTAAGGAGCTGATCAAGGGTGAGCCGGATGCTTCTTCCTTCCCGTCAGGAGGACTTCGGGCGACTTTTGAAGCGCGCGGATATACTGCGTGGGACTGCACCTCCCCGGCCTTTGTCCGGAAAGATGCAGCCGGTGCTACTTTGTGTATCCCAACTGCATTCTGTTCCTACACAGGAGAGGCGCTGGATCAGAAAACACCGCTTCTTCGCTCCATGGAAGCGATCAACGAGCAGTCTCTTCGTCTGATCCGCTTATTTGGAAATACAAGGGCGAAGAAGGTAACGCCTTCTGTAGGACCGGAGCAGGAATATTTCCTTGTTGATGCAAAGAAATTTCTGGAAAGAAAGGACCTGATCTATACAGGACGTACCTTGTTTGGCGCAATGCCTCCCAAGGGACAGGAGCTGGACGACCATTATTTTGGAACCATTCGTCAGCGTATTGCCTCATTTATGAAAGATGTCAATGAAGAGCTGTGGAAAATGGGCGTGACATCCAAGACACAGCACAACGAGGTTGCTCCTGCGCAGCATGAACTTGCGCCGATCTACGCTAAGGCGAATGTGGCTGTCGATCACAATCAGCTTGTTATGCAGACCTTAAAGCGGATTGCTTCTGAACACGGAATGAAATGTCTCCTTCATGAAAAACCGTTTGCAGGTGTCAATGGTTCCGGAAAGCATAATAACTGGTCACTGACAACAGATGAGGGCAAAAATCTTCTTGATCCGGGCGAGACTCCTCATGAAAATATTCAGTTCCTCCTTGTGCTCACCTGTATTTTGAAAGCAGTGGACGAACATGCGGCGCTGCTTCGTGAATCAGCCGCCGATCCGGGAAATGATCACAGACTGGGAGCAAACGAGGCGCCTCCGGCTATTATTTCCGTATTTCTCGGAGAGCAGCTGGAGGATGTGCTGGAACAGCTGGTTACCACAGGGGAAGCGACTCACAGCCTTAATACCGGAAAACTGGAAACAGGAGTGCGTACACTGCCGGAGCTGGCGAAGGATACTTCTGACAGAAACCGGACTTCACCATTTGCGTTTACAGGAAATAAATTTGAATTCCGTATGGTAGGATCCAGGGATTCTGTCGCGGGGTCGAACATTGTGCTGAATACAATTGTTGCAGATGCGTTTTCACAGGCATGTGATGTGCTGGAAAAGGCGGATGATTTTGAAAAGGCGGTTCATGATCTCATCAAACAGTATGCAACTGAGCATTACCGCATTGTATTTAATGGGAACGGATATTCTGATGAATGGGTAAAAGAGGCGGAAAGAAGAGGACTTCCTAATATTCGTTCCATGGTAGATGCAATTCCGGCCCTGGTAACAGAGGAAACCATCAGTCTGTTTGAGAAATTCCATGTATTTACCAGAGCAGAACTGGAATCACGTGCAGAGATCAAGTATGAAAATTATGCAAAGGCGATCAATATTGAGGCCCGCACTATGATTGATATGGCCAGCAAACAGATCATACCTGCGATCATCAAATATACGAGATCCCTCGCAGATACAGTCAATTCAGTGAGAGAAGCCGGTGTGGACCCGCAGGTACAGGCTGATCTGTTAAAAGAGATTACCGTACTGCTTGGACAGACGAAAGAAGCGCTGGATGTGCTGAAGAAAGTGACGGAAGAGGCTGCGGCCATGGAAGAAGGAGAAAGACAGGCCAGATATTATCATGATTCTGTCTTCCCGGCGATGGAAGAACTGCGCCGTCCGGTAGATGAGTTGGAAATGATCGTGGATAAAGAAGCATGGCCGATGCCGTCTTATGGTGATTTGCTTTTTGAAGTATAA